Below is a window of Myroides profundi DNA.
CTCATGAGCACGCTCAGGAGAAATAAACTCTTCTATACGAATTAAGTTAAGCTCTGGGTTGATATCCATCAATCTATCTCCTACAACTTTTACTTTTGGCATACCAATCGTAGAGTGTAAAGCGGGTAACTGTCTATTGATATTCGTAATATCTACAGTATCTCCATCTACGATAGTCATATTTCCTACTCCTGCTCTAGCTAAAAACTCAGCTGCAAATGATCCAACTCCTCCCAATCCAACTACTAATACTTTCGCATCTTTTAGTTTTTGCAATCCTTCTTCCTTAAAAAGTAATTCTGCTCTTTCTTGCCAAATTGCCATTTATTCTACTTATTATATCAATCTAAGACTGATGTTATCTATTAAAAACTGTTTTATAATTCTGTTCTATGATCGCTTCTATATTAGTATCTAATGCACTTGCCACAGTATATACATCCTCTATTGTTATCTCCTTAGCATCATCTGTTTCTAAAAACAACTGTTCTTTTGGTACTTTCAAAAAGGTACTTATCAATGACTCATTATAGATAAGGTGTTTACCAAAAGACAAATAAAACCCATTCTTCCACAGACTCTCTGCTACTTGCTCTTTTTTATTGAAGCCATGTATAACCAAAGGAACTGTAATCTGTAACTCTTTCTTTATCTGTATAACTTCTTGATAAGCTGAAACGACGTGCAAAATTACTGCTTTTTTATACTTTTCTGCAAGTAGTAATTGCCTCTTAAATACTTCTATCTGTAGATTTAACGAAATATTGATCTTCTTATCTAATCCACACTCTCCTATCGCTAAACAATTTGGCTGTTGTAGCTGTTCTTCTAACAAAGCAAACTCTTCCTCTAGACGTTCTTCCTGGATATACCATGGATGTATCCCAACAGTATAGGTAGGAAGGGTATTATCAACTGTCAGAGGACACTGATTGATGATTTCTATGATTCCCTGCTGTCCTGTAATATGATGAGTGTGTACATTTATTTTCATAGATACGAAGATAAAAAAAAGCCTCTAATTAGTAAACTAACTAGAGGCTTCTATATCTAAGAGATACTACACTATTTTAATCCAGCTAAGCTGTGTTCGATAGTTGCTATTTTAGCTAAAGCATCTGCTTCTTTCTTTCTTTCGTTCTCGATAACCTGAGCAGGAGCACCACCAACGAACTTCTCATTTGATAGTTTTCCTTGTACAGATTTCAAGAATCCTTTTAAGTATTTCAACTCTTCTTCTAACTTAGCGATTTCTTCTTCTAAGTTCACACTTCCTGTTACAGGAATGAAGTACTCATTAGATTTCACACGGTAAGATAGCGCACCACTTACTTGCTCTGTTACATACTCTATAGCAACTACGTTACCTAATTTAGAGATGATACTGTCGAAGTATGTAGATGTTTTCTCGTTGTTGATTACTTTTAAATCTATCGTTTCTTTAAACGAAATATTCTTGTCTTTTCTGATTGTACGGATACCA
It encodes the following:
- a CDS encoding TatD family hydrolase, whose translation is MKINVHTHHITGQQGIIEIINQCPLTVDNTLPTYTVGIHPWYIQEERLEEEFALLEEQLQQPNCLAIGECGLDKKINISLNLQIEVFKRQLLLAEKYKKAVILHVVSAYQEVIQIKKELQITVPLVIHGFNKKEQVAESLWKNGFYLSFGKHLIYNESLISTFLKVPKEQLFLETDDAKEITIEDVYTVASALDTNIEAIIEQNYKTVFNR